In a single window of the Melissococcus plutonius ATCC 35311 genome:
- a CDS encoding PTS sugar transporter subunit IIB: MGMDIRLVRIDDRLLHGQVATVWTKATKINRILIVSDKVAEDILRKNLLIQAAPPEVLVNILPIQKMIDIYLDERFDHFKAMLLFTNPTDVVRIIKGGIKITEINVGGMSFQIGKQMITNAIAVDQTDIAAFNYLHNQGIQLEIRKVVTDSRLDMMNLLKKENLVKDLQIN, translated from the coding sequence ATGGGAATGGATATCCGATTAGTTAGAATTGATGATCGCCTACTTCATGGTCAAGTAGCTACTGTTTGGACAAAAGCAACAAAGATAAACAGAATTTTAATTGTTAGTGATAAGGTAGCTGAAGATATACTTAGAAAAAATCTGCTTATTCAAGCAGCACCACCAGAAGTACTTGTGAATATATTGCCGATTCAAAAAATGATTGATATTTATCTAGATGAGCGATTTGATCATTTTAAAGCAATGTTATTGTTTACCAATCCAACCGACGTAGTAAGGATAATTAAAGGAGGAATAAAGATTACTGAAATTAATGTTGGTGGTATGAGTTTTCAAATTGGAAAACAAATGATTACTAATGCAATAGCTGTTGATCAAACAGATATTGCGGCATTTAACTACTTGCACAATCAGGGCATCCAATTAGAAATTCGTAAGGTGGTTACAGATAGTCGATTAGACATGATGAATCTATTAAAAAAAGAAAATTTGGTTAAAGATTTGCAAATAAATTGA
- a CDS encoding mannose/fructose/sorbose PTS transporter subunit IIA: protein MVGIILASHGEFAKGILQSGSMIFGEQENVQAVTLMPSEEPDNLKDKLQQAISQLEKETEILFLVDLWGGTPFNQMNNLYEEHKDKWAIVTGLNLPMLIEAYSSRLSMNSAQEIAAHLVTAAKEGIKIKPESLEPKVPQAAAPATDKQPKGALPKGTVVGDGKIKYVLVRIDSRLLHGQVATAWTKATNPNRIIVVSDSVAKDDLRKKLVEQASPPGVKANVIPIQKMIDIAKDPRFGNTKALLLFENPEDVLKVINAGVDIQEVNVGSMAHSVGKVVVSKVLSMGKDDVDAFEQMKQKGVKFNVKKVPNDSNGNMDDLVQKAKTELSQQS from the coding sequence ATGGTGGGGATTATTCTTGCCAGTCATGGAGAGTTTGCTAAAGGCATTTTACAATCCGGTTCCATGATTTTTGGTGAACAAGAAAACGTACAAGCAGTTACCTTAATGCCTAGTGAGGAACCCGATAATTTGAAAGACAAATTGCAACAGGCAATTAGCCAACTTGAAAAAGAAACGGAAATTTTATTTTTGGTTGATCTTTGGGGCGGTACACCATTTAATCAAATGAATAATTTATACGAAGAACATAAAGACAAGTGGGCAATTGTTACCGGTTTAAATTTACCCATGTTAATTGAAGCCTACTCTTCAAGGCTATCGATGAACAGTGCACAAGAAATTGCTGCTCATCTTGTAACAGCTGCTAAGGAAGGGATCAAAATCAAACCGGAAAGCTTGGAACCAAAAGTACCACAAGCAGCGGCACCAGCAACAGATAAACAGCCAAAAGGAGCGCTTCCGAAAGGAACAGTTGTGGGAGATGGGAAAATAAAATATGTTTTAGTTCGTATCGATTCTCGTCTATTGCATGGTCAAGTTGCAACAGCTTGGACGAAGGCAACGAATCCTAATCGAATTATTGTTGTTTCTGACTCTGTAGCAAAAGATGATTTACGTAAAAAGTTGGTTGAACAAGCATCACCACCCGGTGTAAAGGCAAATGTAATTCCAATTCAAAAAATGATTGATATTGCAAAAGATCCAAGGTTTGGTAATACAAAAGCTTTATTGTTATTTGAGAATCCAGAAGATGTTTTGAAAGTCATTAATGCTGGTGTAGATATCCAAGAAGTGAATGTGGGATCTATGGCACATTCTGTTGGGAAGGTTGTAGTAAGTAAAGTATTATCCATGGGTAAAGACGACGTAGATGCTTTTGAACAGATGAAACAAAAAGGTGTAAAATTTAATGTAAAAAAAGTACCCAACGATTCTAATGGAAATATGGATGATTTAGTTCAAAAAGCAAAAACTGAATTATCACAACAGTCTTAA